In Carcharodon carcharias isolate sCarCar2 chromosome 31, sCarCar2.pri, whole genome shotgun sequence, a genomic segment contains:
- the LOC121271751 gene encoding DNA-directed RNA polymerases I, II, and III subunit RPABC5 → MIIPVRCFTCGKVVGNKWEAYLGLLQAEYTEGDALDALGLKRYCCRRMLLSHVDLIEKLLNYAPLEK, encoded by the exons ATGATTATCCCGGTCCGGTGCTTCACTTGCGGCAAAGTTGTGGGCAACAAGTGGGAGGCTTACCTGGGGCTGCTGCAGGCGGAGTACACGGAGGG TGATGCGCTAGATGCGCTGGGCCTGAAACGTTACTGCTGCAGACGCATGCTACTGTCTCACGTGGACCTGATTGAAAAACTCTTGAACTACGCACCTCTGGAGAAGTGA